The following proteins are co-located in the Longimicrobium sp. genome:
- a CDS encoding DUF3616 domain-containing protein → MRAPDQTIHIGLNAPPDGSVESEAIRESLSSAVRVGRHLFLGCDETATLERVTDLGGGRFGEHRTYKLADLVDLPGKADDEVDVEGLAWEPPYLWLVGSHSRKQGKAKRGMDFKEASEALADVDVDDNRYLIARIPLEDDPEAGGLVPRKSCPDPRDPERTLTAARLRGRGRNSELIRELSGDPHLRRFIKIPGKDNGLDVEGVQVDDGRVFLGLRGPVLRGWAVIVQVEPVDAKGGGRMRLREIEAGGRRYRKHFLDLDGLGIRDLARDGDDLLILAGPTMDVSAPAGVFRWRGGMRVQEESLVPADALERVTMLPHDVQGGSDHPEGMCRFDEGDGPRTLLVVYDAASASRRDAHGVTADVYALPPRPGVLGTVVETLTSFVTRDGEG, encoded by the coding sequence ATGCGAGCACCAGACCAGACCATCCACATCGGCCTGAACGCGCCGCCCGACGGCAGCGTCGAGTCCGAGGCCATCCGCGAGAGCCTTTCCTCGGCCGTCCGCGTGGGCCGGCACCTGTTCCTGGGCTGCGACGAAACCGCCACCCTGGAGCGCGTCACCGACCTGGGCGGCGGCCGCTTCGGCGAGCACCGCACCTACAAGCTGGCCGACCTGGTGGACCTGCCTGGCAAGGCCGACGACGAGGTGGACGTCGAGGGGCTGGCGTGGGAGCCGCCGTACCTGTGGCTGGTGGGGTCGCACAGCCGCAAGCAGGGCAAGGCCAAGCGCGGGATGGACTTCAAGGAAGCCTCAGAGGCGCTGGCCGACGTGGACGTCGACGACAACCGCTACCTGATCGCCCGCATACCGCTGGAGGACGACCCAGAAGCCGGCGGGCTGGTGCCGCGCAAGTCGTGCCCCGATCCGCGCGACCCGGAGCGCACGCTCACCGCCGCGCGCCTGCGTGGCCGCGGCCGCAACAGCGAGCTGATCCGCGAGTTGAGCGGCGACCCGCACCTGCGCCGGTTCATCAAGATCCCGGGCAAGGACAACGGGCTGGACGTGGAGGGGGTGCAGGTGGACGACGGGCGCGTGTTCCTGGGGCTGCGCGGCCCCGTGCTGCGCGGCTGGGCGGTGATCGTGCAGGTGGAGCCGGTGGATGCCAAGGGCGGCGGGCGGATGAGGCTGCGGGAGATCGAGGCCGGCGGGCGGCGCTACCGCAAGCACTTTCTGGACTTGGACGGGCTGGGGATCCGCGACCTGGCCCGCGACGGCGACGACCTGCTGATCCTGGCCGGACCCACGATGGACGTGAGCGCGCCCGCCGGCGTGTTCCGCTGGCGCGGCGGCATGCGGGTGCAGGAAGAGTCGCTGGTGCCGGCGGACGCGCTGGAGCGGGTGACCATGCTGCCGCACGACGTGCAGGGCGGGTCCGACCACCCCGAGGGGATGTGCCGCTTCGACGAGGGCGACGGCCCGCGCACCCTGCTGGTGGTGTACGACGCGGCCAGCGCCAGCCGCCGCGACGCGCACGGCGTTACCGCCGACGTGTACGCGCTTCCGCCTCGGCCCGGGGTGCTGGGCACCGTCGTGGAAACGCTGACCTCCTTCGTCACCCGTGACGGCGAAGGCTGA
- a CDS encoding Ppx/GppA phosphatase family protein, protein MTPLLNRPTDAAPDAPPQFPLRVAAVDVGSNAIRFLAAEFTSPTAYRVLAETRAPVRLGHEVFLSGRLDRAAMEAGVEAITGFRKRMEDLGIVHYRAVATSATRESRNGGEFVARVRREAGIDLEVITGTEEARLVYEAIRAQVPFGKKKWMLVDLGGGSVEVSLVDATGILWSESHTLGSVRLLEELSGSSEDPGRFQRLLEEYMASLRIPLIAKQWKPAGLIATGGNIEALAKLLGAEPGRGRMAAIQMNDLRGAVAMLSRLSYRQRVDQLGLREDRADVIVPAAMVYERVASLAGAAEIIVPAVGLKDGVLVDLVDDLTTHQAHEDRKERAAVEGAVALGLRYLFDEKHARHVAWLAGSLFDQLEKVHRMDAAERRLLRVAAILHDIGIFIGHKKHHKHSLYIISQSEVPELTAREMDIVANVARYHRKGTPAAHHEDFNRLPSDDRERVVKLASLLRIADALDREHVQAVTGVTATAGKSKLTLELEGEGDLLLERWALRRKAGLFTDTFGLEVEVAGDRAES, encoded by the coding sequence ATGACGCCGCTGCTCAACCGCCCCACGGACGCCGCCCCCGACGCGCCGCCGCAGTTTCCGCTGCGGGTGGCCGCCGTGGACGTGGGCTCCAACGCCATCCGCTTTCTCGCCGCCGAGTTCACCTCGCCCACCGCGTACCGCGTGCTGGCCGAGACGCGCGCGCCGGTGCGGCTGGGCCACGAGGTGTTCCTGTCGGGCCGGCTGGACCGCGCGGCCATGGAGGCCGGGGTAGAGGCCATCACCGGCTTTCGCAAGCGGATGGAAGACCTGGGGATCGTCCACTACCGCGCGGTGGCCACCAGCGCCACCCGCGAAAGCCGCAACGGCGGCGAGTTCGTGGCCCGCGTGCGGCGCGAGGCGGGGATCGACCTGGAGGTGATCACCGGCACCGAGGAGGCGCGCCTGGTCTACGAGGCCATTCGCGCGCAGGTGCCGTTCGGAAAGAAGAAGTGGATGCTGGTGGACCTGGGCGGCGGCAGCGTGGAGGTGTCGCTGGTGGACGCCACGGGAATCCTGTGGAGCGAGTCGCACACGCTGGGGTCGGTGCGGCTGCTGGAAGAACTGTCGGGCTCCAGCGAAGACCCCGGGCGGTTTCAGCGGCTGCTGGAAGAGTACATGGCGTCGCTGCGCATTCCCCTGATCGCCAAGCAGTGGAAGCCGGCCGGATTGATCGCCACGGGCGGCAACATCGAGGCGCTGGCCAAGCTGCTGGGTGCCGAGCCGGGGCGCGGGCGCATGGCGGCCATCCAGATGAACGACCTGCGCGGCGCGGTCGCCATGCTGTCGCGCCTCTCGTACCGCCAGCGCGTGGACCAGCTGGGGCTGCGCGAGGACCGGGCGGACGTCATCGTTCCCGCGGCCATGGTGTACGAGCGCGTCGCGTCGCTGGCGGGAGCGGCGGAGATCATCGTTCCCGCGGTGGGTCTCAAGGACGGCGTGCTGGTGGATCTGGTGGACGACCTGACCACCCACCAGGCGCACGAAGACCGCAAGGAGCGGGCGGCGGTGGAGGGCGCGGTGGCGCTGGGCCTGCGCTACCTGTTCGACGAAAAGCACGCCCGGCACGTGGCGTGGCTGGCGGGCTCGCTCTTCGACCAGCTGGAAAAGGTGCACCGGATGGACGCGGCCGAGCGGCGGCTGCTGCGGGTGGCGGCCATTCTTCACGACATCGGCATCTTCATCGGCCACAAGAAGCACCACAAGCACTCGCTGTACATCATCAGCCAGTCGGAGGTGCCGGAGCTCACGGCGCGGGAGATGGACATCGTGGCCAACGTGGCGCGATACCACCGCAAGGGCACGCCGGCCGCGCACCACGAAGACTTCAACCGGCTGCCCTCGGACGACCGCGAGCGGGTGGTGAAGCTGGCCTCGCTGCTGCGCATTGCCGACGCGCTGGACCGCGAGCACGTGCAGGCCGTTACGGGGGTGACGGCCACGGCGGGAAAGAGCAAGCTGACGCTGGAGCTGGAAGGGGAGGGGGACCTGCTGCTGGAGCGGTGGGCGCTGCGCCGCAAGGCCGGCCTGTTTACCGACACCTTCGGCCTGGAGGTGGAGGTCGCGGGTGACCGGGCGGAGAGCTAG
- a CDS encoding type II toxin-antitoxin system YhaV family toxin: protein MSSFPDAAGRNQGWRLMAWPEFAKQLDDLTRSATHAVRTDPAGYRHHPHVKLLAAVRKLIRDVIPSDPAGPEFQLGNTLGPKQRHWRRAKFGQRFRLFFRFHSGTRTIVYAWMNDENTLRKAGARTDPYRVFQKMLEAGRPPSDWSQLVDESAGLESSPREL, encoded by the coding sequence ATGTCCAGCTTCCCTGACGCGGCGGGCCGGAATCAGGGATGGCGTTTGATGGCTTGGCCGGAGTTCGCCAAGCAGCTGGACGATCTCACCCGGTCCGCCACGCACGCCGTGCGCACCGATCCGGCAGGGTACAGGCACCACCCGCATGTAAAGCTGCTCGCGGCCGTGCGAAAGCTGATTCGAGACGTAATCCCCTCTGACCCTGCCGGCCCAGAGTTCCAGCTCGGCAACACGTTGGGCCCGAAGCAACGGCACTGGCGGCGCGCCAAGTTCGGCCAGCGTTTCCGGTTGTTCTTCCGGTTTCACTCCGGCACCAGGACCATCGTTTACGCGTGGATGAACGACGAAAACACGCTTCGGAAGGCGGGTGCCAGGACCGATCCCTACCGCGTCTTCCAGAAGATGCTGGAAGCCGGGAGGCCTCCGTCGGACTGGAGCCAACTGGTAGACGAATCGGCTGGGCTCGAGAGTTCCCCGCGTGAGTTGTAG
- a CDS encoding type II toxin-antitoxin system PrlF family antitoxin → MSYTGKATTAGNSKALSFESALFKAHPEFGAGRFEAHVIAPGTLLVTSAEDASVAAEDDDPVLLAYLAFLERQMVTHPELIQPLDTELLARIDDLVGDMDVDLTEAFGDDVQLP, encoded by the coding sequence ATGAGCTACACCGGGAAGGCGACCACTGCGGGTAACTCAAAAGCGCTCTCGTTCGAGTCAGCGCTTTTCAAGGCGCATCCTGAGTTCGGAGCTGGCCGCTTCGAGGCGCACGTGATCGCGCCCGGCACCCTCCTGGTCACCAGCGCCGAAGATGCCAGCGTGGCTGCGGAAGACGACGATCCGGTCCTGCTCGCGTACCTAGCGTTTCTGGAGCGACAGATGGTTACCCATCCGGAGCTGATCCAGCCCCTCGATACGGAGCTGCTCGCCAGGATTGACGACTTGGTGGGAGACATGGACGTCGATCTGACGGAAGCCTTCGGTGACGATGTCCAGCTTCCCTGA
- a CDS encoding DUF4142 domain-containing protein: MPSQLLSRAVLAACLALPSALAGCMGAGMQDPGAAASAMGMGNEHVFETVMAANRSEIALSQQAEQRAASAEVRAFAARMVAEHTRAETDMAAMGQRLGLSPRESETSRNLDEFTRQTTVSMDTRSGAVFDREYMRLQVQQHGWLVEALDKNLIPAAQDERLRAELQRMRPMVAAHLREAQRIHRTLGG, from the coding sequence ATGCCGAGCCAACTCCTCTCCCGCGCCGTCCTGGCCGCCTGCCTTGCCCTGCCCTCGGCCCTGGCCGGGTGCATGGGCGCGGGAATGCAGGACCCGGGCGCCGCCGCGAGCGCCATGGGGATGGGCAACGAGCACGTCTTCGAGACCGTGATGGCCGCCAACCGCAGCGAAATCGCCCTGAGCCAGCAGGCGGAGCAGCGCGCGGCCAGCGCAGAGGTGCGCGCGTTCGCCGCACGGATGGTCGCCGAGCACACGCGCGCCGAGACGGACATGGCCGCCATGGGGCAGCGGCTGGGGCTGTCGCCGCGTGAAAGCGAGACAAGCCGCAACCTGGACGAATTTACGCGCCAGACGACGGTGTCCATGGATACGCGCAGCGGGGCGGTGTTCGACCGCGAGTACATGCGCCTGCAGGTGCAGCAGCATGGGTGGCTGGTGGAAGCGCTGGACAAGAACCTGATCCCCGCCGCGCAGGACGAGCGGCTGCGCGCGGAGCTTCAGCGCATGCGCCCCATGGTCGCGGCCCACCTGCGCGAGGCCCAGCGCATCCACCGCACCCTCGGCGGGTGA
- a CDS encoding AarF/ABC1/UbiB kinase family protein, with product MGISLRPEHLKRYRDMARLAMKYGRSDLVRQAGLEDALEGTDQVLQSTDAPGLADELADDLERMGPTYVKLGQLLSTRPDLVPPAYIDALTRLQDRLEPFPAEDAERIVAEELGVRVSKAFLEFDSEPLAAASLGQVHRAKLRDGRTVAVKVQRPGVREQLVRDMDAIEDVVEFMDRHTRAGRQYEFGRTFEELRKSLMAELDYRREARNASTLDENLAEFQRIIVPRPVEDYTTSRVLTMEFIRGRKITSISPLARLELDGDVLAEELFRAYLKQILVDGFFHADPHPGNVFLTDDRRVALLDVGMVGRIGPDLQQHLLRMLLAIADGQGAEAARATIQAGDVRSGYREDIFTADVKTLVADFATARNAENIQVGRVMLEVTRSAAENGIRLPVELTMLGRALLALDQVGRTLDPQFDPNAAIQRNASDLMRRRMMKNVSPSRMFSNMLEMNELVQKLPGRVNRALEAITEDGIEVRVRVPEEKWLLQGMQKISNRIAVSLVASALIVSAAMMMRVETRYQILGYPGVAMILFMGAAALGLLLVFDILVSDVRQRRRGDEK from the coding sequence ATGGGCATTTCGCTGCGCCCCGAGCACCTGAAGCGGTACCGCGACATGGCACGCCTGGCCATGAAGTACGGGCGCAGCGACCTGGTGCGGCAGGCCGGGCTGGAAGACGCGCTCGAGGGCACCGACCAGGTGCTGCAGAGCACCGACGCCCCCGGCCTGGCCGACGAGCTCGCCGACGACCTGGAGCGGATGGGGCCCACGTACGTGAAGCTGGGCCAGCTTCTTTCCACCCGCCCGGACCTCGTTCCGCCCGCCTACATCGACGCGCTCACCCGCCTGCAGGACCGGCTGGAGCCGTTCCCGGCCGAGGACGCCGAGCGCATCGTGGCGGAGGAGTTGGGCGTGCGCGTGTCCAAGGCGTTCCTGGAGTTCGACAGCGAACCCCTGGCCGCCGCCTCGCTGGGGCAGGTGCACCGGGCCAAGCTTCGCGACGGGCGCACGGTGGCGGTGAAGGTGCAGCGCCCCGGCGTGCGCGAGCAGCTGGTGCGCGACATGGACGCCATCGAGGACGTGGTGGAGTTCATGGACCGGCACACCAGGGCCGGGCGCCAGTACGAGTTCGGCCGCACCTTCGAGGAGCTGCGCAAGAGCCTGATGGCCGAGCTGGACTACCGCCGCGAGGCCCGCAACGCCTCCACGCTCGACGAGAACCTGGCGGAGTTCCAACGCATCATCGTGCCGCGGCCGGTGGAAGACTACACCACCTCCCGCGTGCTGACGATGGAGTTCATCCGCGGCCGCAAGATCACCTCGATCAGCCCGCTGGCCCGGCTGGAGCTGGATGGCGACGTCCTGGCCGAGGAGCTGTTCCGCGCCTACCTCAAGCAGATCCTGGTCGACGGCTTCTTCCACGCCGATCCGCACCCCGGCAACGTCTTCCTGACCGATGACCGGCGGGTCGCGCTCCTGGACGTGGGAATGGTGGGGCGCATCGGCCCGGACCTGCAGCAGCACCTGCTGCGGATGCTGCTGGCCATCGCCGACGGGCAGGGCGCCGAGGCGGCGCGCGCCACCATCCAGGCCGGCGACGTCCGCTCCGGCTACCGCGAAGACATCTTCACGGCCGACGTGAAGACGCTGGTGGCCGATTTCGCCACGGCGCGCAACGCCGAGAACATCCAGGTGGGGCGGGTGATGCTGGAGGTGACGCGCAGCGCGGCCGAGAACGGCATCCGGCTGCCGGTGGAGCTGACGATGCTCGGCCGTGCGCTGCTGGCGCTGGACCAGGTGGGCCGCACGCTGGACCCCCAGTTCGACCCCAACGCCGCCATCCAGCGCAACGCGTCGGACCTGATGCGCCGGCGGATGATGAAGAACGTTTCACCCAGCCGCATGTTCAGCAACATGCTGGAGATGAACGAGCTGGTGCAGAAGCTTCCCGGCCGGGTGAACCGCGCGCTGGAGGCCATCACCGAGGACGGAATCGAGGTGCGCGTCCGCGTTCCCGAGGAGAAGTGGCTGCTGCAGGGGATGCAGAAGATCTCCAACCGCATCGCCGTGAGCCTGGTGGCGTCGGCGCTGATCGTGTCGGCGGCCATGATGATGCGGGTGGAGACGCGCTATCAGATCCTGGGGTATCCCGGCGTGGCGATGATCCTGTTCATGGGCGCCGCGGCGCTGGGGCTGCTGCTGGTGTTCGACATCCTAGTCAGCGACGTGCGCCAGCGCCGCCGCGGCGACGAAAAGTAG
- a CDS encoding acetate kinase: MNILVLNVGSSSLKWQVIDTDEQCFASNTDRRLARGQVERIGGEAVWSFRAGDGASVKGSAPLRDHRAAVEFLLQWLVAEGGALGSLAEIGAVGHRVVHGGERFVRSVGIDEQVLRGIEETIELAPLHNPANLKGIHAVRAVLGAAVPQVAVFDTAFHHTLPERAFLYAIPYSLYRRHRVRRYGFHGTSHRYVSYRWRQLTGTTREAQRIITLHLGNGCSACAISGGESLDTSMGFTPLEGLVMGTRSGDVDPAVLDYIAQKEGLSLAEVEMLLNKQSGLLGISGLTNDMRELLAEAREHDDRRARLAIEIFCYRARKYIGSYLAAMGGADAVCFAGGIGENAPAVRAMICEGLEFAGIQVDAAANEAHVGREGRISPEGARTEVWVIPTDEELLIARDTFRVVHGIEARY; the protein is encoded by the coding sequence ATGAACATCCTGGTCCTCAACGTCGGGTCGTCGTCGCTCAAGTGGCAGGTGATCGACACCGACGAGCAGTGCTTCGCCAGCAACACGGACCGGCGGCTCGCGCGCGGGCAGGTGGAGCGCATCGGCGGCGAGGCGGTGTGGAGCTTTCGCGCGGGGGATGGGGCGTCCGTAAAGGGCTCGGCTCCGCTGCGGGACCATCGCGCGGCCGTGGAGTTCCTGCTCCAGTGGCTGGTGGCCGAGGGCGGCGCGCTGGGAAGCCTGGCCGAGATCGGCGCCGTGGGGCACCGCGTGGTGCATGGCGGCGAGCGCTTCGTAAGGTCCGTGGGCATCGACGAGCAGGTGCTGCGCGGCATCGAGGAGACCATCGAGCTGGCGCCGCTGCACAATCCCGCCAACCTCAAGGGCATCCACGCCGTCCGCGCGGTGCTGGGCGCAGCGGTGCCACAGGTGGCCGTGTTCGATACGGCGTTCCACCACACGCTTCCCGAGCGCGCGTTCCTGTACGCCATCCCGTACTCGCTGTACCGCCGGCACCGCGTCCGCCGCTACGGTTTCCACGGCACCTCGCACCGCTACGTGAGCTACCGATGGCGGCAGCTGACGGGCACCACGCGCGAGGCGCAGCGCATCATCACCCTTCACCTGGGCAATGGCTGCTCGGCGTGCGCCATCTCCGGCGGCGAGTCGCTGGACACGTCGATGGGGTTCACCCCGCTGGAGGGGCTGGTGATGGGCACGCGCTCCGGCGACGTGGACCCCGCGGTGCTGGACTACATCGCCCAGAAGGAGGGATTGTCGCTGGCGGAGGTGGAGATGCTGCTGAACAAGCAGTCGGGGCTGCTGGGCATCTCCGGCCTTACCAACGACATGCGCGAGCTGCTGGCCGAGGCGCGCGAGCACGACGACCGGCGGGCGCGGCTGGCGATCGAGATCTTCTGCTATCGGGCACGCAAGTACATCGGCTCGTACCTGGCGGCCATGGGCGGCGCCGACGCCGTCTGCTTCGCGGGAGGCATCGGCGAGAACGCGCCCGCCGTGCGCGCGATGATCTGCGAGGGGCTGGAGTTCGCCGGCATCCAGGTGGACGCCGCCGCCAACGAGGCACACGTGGGCCGCGAAGGGCGCATCAGCCCCGAGGGCGCGCGGACGGAAGTGTGGGTGATTCCCACCGACGAGGAGCTGCTGATCGCCCGCGACACGTTCCGCGTGGTGCACGGGATCGAGGCGCGGTACTGA
- a CDS encoding hotdog fold domain-containing protein, with protein sequence MANVAGGAEAAIRANWERLSGKPGGKALFSMLLGRMVPYSGSIGARVQELRPGFARVTLADRRKVRNHLRSIHAVALMNLAELSTGLALNVGMRPDARSILKGLSIEYHKKARGTLTAEANAPLLDSNEERDIEVTTDIRDEAGDVVASAIARWRVGPRK encoded by the coding sequence ATGGCGAACGTGGCGGGCGGTGCCGAGGCGGCGATCCGGGCCAACTGGGAGCGGTTGAGCGGCAAGCCGGGCGGCAAGGCGCTCTTCAGCATGCTGCTGGGGCGCATGGTGCCGTACTCGGGCTCCATTGGCGCGCGGGTGCAGGAGCTTCGCCCGGGGTTCGCGCGGGTGACGCTGGCGGACCGCCGCAAGGTTCGCAATCACCTGCGATCGATCCACGCGGTGGCCCTGATGAACCTGGCGGAGCTTTCCACCGGCCTGGCGCTGAACGTGGGGATGCGGCCGGACGCGCGCTCCATCCTGAAGGGGCTTTCCATCGAGTACCACAAGAAGGCCCGCGGCACCCTGACCGCCGAGGCCAACGCGCCGCTGCTGGACAGCAACGAAGAGCGCGACATCGAGGTGACCACGGACATCCGCGACGAGGCCGGCGACGTGGTCGCCTCGGCGATCGCCCGGTGGCGGGTGGGGCCGAGGAAGTGA